The following are encoded in a window of Candidatus Fluviicola riflensis genomic DNA:
- a CDS encoding alkyl hydroperoxide reductase, giving the protein MKKIALLFIGLALTTLSIAQEEGSVKQLPEVTLKDMDGKTVKTNQLGFEGPVVISFWATWCAPCKRELNTIHETYEDWQAETGVNIVAVSIDDQKTLDQVPVYVNGKGWDYLVLMDPNGDFKRAMGVNNVPHTFLVDAAGNIVYSHNSYAPGDEEKLYEEIKKLAKK; this is encoded by the coding sequence ATGAAAAAAATTGCTTTACTTTTTATCGGACTCGCACTCACCACTTTGTCTATCGCACAAGAAGAAGGAAGTGTAAAACAATTACCTGAAGTGACCCTGAAAGATATGGACGGGAAAACAGTTAAAACAAATCAACTGGGTTTTGAAGGTCCGGTGGTAATTTCGTTTTGGGCAACCTGGTGTGCTCCTTGTAAACGTGAGTTGAATACGATTCACGAAACATACGAAGACTGGCAGGCTGAAACAGGCGTGAACATTGTGGCCGTTTCCATTGATGATCAGAAAACATTGGATCAGGTACCTGTTTACGTAAATGGAAAAGGATGGGATTATTTGGTGTTAATGGATCCGAACGGTGATTTCAAACGTGCGATGGGTGTCAACAATGTGCCACATACATTCCTGGTAGATGCTGCCGGAAACATTGTTTACTCGCACAATAGCTACGCACCTGGTGACGAAGAAAAATTGTACGAAGAAATCAAAAAACTGGCTAAAAAATAG